From the genome of Leishmania donovani BPK282A1 complete genome, chromosome 10, one region includes:
- a CDS encoding mitogen-activated protein kinase 3, putative, translating to MHKSNQELSVPKIVGDFKVYNVSGSPFEVPSKYTLLKILGMGAYGIACSCLDGDTGEKVSIKKCRDVFRDVEDGKRVLREIDMMRFFHHENLLNVVNILPPLKREYHSFEDVYVVTPLMDVDMNVVLRSRQVLEESHMQYFVYQILRGLKYLHSANVAHRDLKPANLVTNISCELKIIDFGLSRSVDVPYSELTDYVITRWYRPPELLLENTNYSTAVDIWSVGCIFAEMYNRKPVFPGRNTMDQLRMIAQHIGKPPASIVEHREALEKLNELPDGSLNIPKLVPGLAGNTEGIDFLSKMWTLDPSKRPTAADMLAHPYLAHLHDEEDEPTCPCPFLWAHESTPMGVSELRRAFWADIVDYNPSLEQATPPVTTAGGSSSKNGSGHHH from the coding sequence ATGCACAAGAGCAACCAGGAGCTGAGCGTGCCCAAGATTGTGGGGGACTTCAAGGTGTACAATGTGAGCGGCTCCCCATTCGAGGTTCCGTCCAAGTACACGCTGCTCAAGATCCTCGGCATGGGAGCCTACGGTatcgcgtgcagctgcttgGATGGCGACACTGGCGAGAAGGTGTCCATTAAGAAGTGTCGCGACGTGTTCCGCGATGTGGAGGATGGCAAACGAGTGCTGCGCGAGATCGATATGATGCGCTTCTTCCACCACGAAAACCTGCTCAATGTGGTGAACATTTTGCCTCCGCTGAAGCGCGAGTACCACAGCTTCGAAGACGTGTACGTCGTCACCCCGCTCATGGACGTAGACATGAATGTCGTACTGCGCTCTCGTCAGGTGCTCGAGGAGTCGCACATGCAGTACTTTGTCTACCAGATTCTGCGTGGCCTCAAGTACCTGCACAGCGCGAACGTCGCCCACCGCGACTTGAAGCCAGCCAACCTCGTCACAAACATCTCTTGTGAGCTCAAGATTATAGACTTCGGGCTGAGCCGCAGCGTCGATGTGCCGTACTCGGAGCTCACGGATTACGTCATCACGCGCTGGTACCGGCCACCGGAGCTGCTTCTGGAGAACACGAACTATTCCACCGCAGTGGACATATGGTCTGTCGGGTGCATTTTTGCAGAGATGTACAACCGCAAGCCCGTTTTCCCAGGTCGCAATACGATGGACCAGCTGCGCAtgatcgcgcagcacatTGGCAAGCCGCCAGCCAGCATCGTCGAGCACCGcgaggcgctggagaagctgaATGAACTGCCGGACGGGTCACTCAACATTCCCAAACTCGTCCCCGGGCTGGCCGGCAACACGGAGGGCATAGACTTTCTCTCCAAGATGTGGACGCTAGACCCGAGCAAGCGTCCGACCGCGGCTGACATGCTCGCGCACCCATACCTGGCCCACCTGCACGACGAGGAAGATGAGCCGACCTGCCCCTGCCCCTTCCTGTGGGCACATGAGAGCACCCCGATGGGCGTCTCGGAGCTTCGTCGCGCCTTCTGGGCTGACATTGTTGACTACAATCCGTCTCTGGAGCAGGCCACGCCGCCGGTGACGACGgctggtggcagcagctcaaagaacggcagcggccaccatCACTAG